Proteins co-encoded in one Sphingomonas carotinifaciens genomic window:
- a CDS encoding AcvB/VirJ family lysyl-phosphatidylglycerol hydrolase, whose product MPSPSPLARRMLETPSRRRFGFVMLLAGLALVLGAIGYLGYIGWFGGPVYRLVPAAGAAPARERGVAAVFLSGDSGANTGMAPHLIQAIADRGVPVLAINSLTAFAHRRTPEQARMLIVEATRRALALPGVQRVVLAGQSFGADMLQFGVATMPASLRPRIVQVILAVPGDSLVFKATPGGFLDGPPDRAALPSARSIDWLPVTCIHGTQEENSLCPLLHARNVRRVTLPGDHYLHHDAAALSATIWQAIRRGG is encoded by the coding sequence ATGCCATCGCCATCCCCCCTTGCGCGCCGCATGTTGGAAACCCCGTCACGCCGCCGGTTCGGTTTCGTCATGCTGCTTGCCGGCCTGGCGCTGGTGCTGGGGGCGATCGGCTATCTGGGATATATCGGCTGGTTCGGCGGCCCCGTTTATCGGCTGGTTCCCGCCGCCGGGGCGGCACCCGCGCGTGAGCGCGGCGTCGCGGCCGTCTTCCTGTCCGGTGACTCCGGGGCCAACACCGGCATGGCACCGCACCTGATACAGGCGATCGCCGACCGCGGCGTGCCGGTGCTTGCCATCAATTCCCTGACCGCCTTTGCCCATCGCCGCACGCCCGAACAGGCGCGCATGTTGATCGTGGAGGCGACCCGGCGTGCGCTGGCACTGCCCGGCGTGCAGCGCGTCGTCCTTGCCGGCCAGTCCTTCGGGGCCGACATGCTGCAATTCGGCGTCGCCACGATGCCGGCGAGCCTGCGGCCGCGCATCGTTCAGGTCATCCTGGCGGTGCCCGGCGATTCCCTCGTCTTCAAGGCGACGCCCGGCGGCTTTCTGGATGGCCCGCCGGACCGCGCCGCCTTGCCCAGCGCGCGCAGCATCGACTGGCTGCCGGTCACCTGCATCCACGGCACGCAGGAGGAGAACAGCCTGTGCCCGCTGCTCCACGCCCGTAACGTGCGCCGCGTGACCCTGCCGGGCGACCATTATCTGCACCATGACGCCGCGGCATTGTCCGCAACGATCTGGCAAGCGATCCGCCGGGGCGGATGA